The genomic interval acatcaaagtatttacatctgtagccttttacgaacgttatcagaaaaacaagggagataactagccttttctgttcggcaacacacaacttaacgttgggcttttctcggaaactataaaagtgaccgggctcaaattttatgtgaacgtgactcattgtgttgtgaatagcaatttcttcctgtccatctgatgcctcatataatattcagaactgcgaaagtgactcgatcgagcgtttgctcttcttgtttaaaatgGATCATGTATGATTAtcattgtacatgtatttattaATTTTTGTCATAAATTGCTGATTGTTAGCTTCACCTTTGTCCTGAAACaggaaacaaaacagaaaatccaGTACACTAGCGTCCACTTTCACTGACCTCCATTGTTGACGTCCAGCAATGGCTTTCTGGTCATGGCCTCCGTCTTGGCCATCAGTGTGTCAAACCTGGGAGCCATGGTCAGACAACTGGTGGGTAGCCTAGGGGGAAGGTACCCTGCACAACAAATAAGCATTAAAAGTtatctaaacaacaaagtgagtgtattgagatgaacaaagttaacaaacaaaagagttctgtactcaccgattcaaggacagcacaatacagaacaaattttcgcttatgaaagcttcatcaggatCACGAACAAACGTTTTGGCTACACAATATTAACAGGAACAAAGACAACAACTGGAAATTCTCATTTTCAAATATTTAACCACATCCTCTGCACTAAGTGCGATAGCCATATTTTGATGAGCATCACATCCAAGGGGTGAAGGGTGGGGAGAGGTCCAGAAACCTTTACCTGAAAAATATTCTTGGCCAGTAATACTTCTGTTAACTTCTGCGTGCATGGCTCAATCAACACTGAACCATTATTACAACGTATTCCTTGATTTGGGGAAATGTTcaggttttttttaaccaaaatcCAGTTCCCGACATTCGACTTCTTTCATAATGCCCACAAAATAAAGACTTTCCTTTCTCACAGGAAATCAAAAAGCAAGCCAGGTTGTACCTGCAGTGAAGAACTCATCCTCCATGATCATATCCATGTTGGGACGTGAACCAGGGTCGGACTTCAGCAACTTGGAAATCAGATTGCGTGCTGCCGAAGAGATCTTGGACGGGATGTGGTATTCGTTCTTCTtgatgcgtgtgtatgtgtccttCAAGCATGACGTCTCAAACGGCGGCTTGCCCACAAGCAATGTGTATCTGTGGGAATTGGAGCAAGCCAATGCCTATGATAAAAAGAACACTGGACCAAATTTAATCAAAATCACAACTAATACCTTACACCAAGCAACCCTGTGAATTGTGACGAGTTGTTATTGGGCATACACCTGTGCTTAACACATGCCGGGCCAGTCAGTACAAAGATGACGGACGTCTAAATTGAAAGATAAGTTGACTGTTCTTTATTCAGCCATATATCGATATGTGCAGCCGTATTGCGTCTTTAGAGGACACAATGACGTAATAAAACTCAACGAACTGGAGAATTTTTTTGCAAAAAGAAAGCATTGCATCATGCTTGCAGCTTAAGAGACTTCTATGACcaaaatacaagccatatattCAACTTACACAATACAGCCCATGGACCAGACATCCACTTCATAACTGTGCCCTTTCTTGCCAAGGACCTCTGGGGCTATGTAGTTGGGTGTGCCACACAATGtcctggagagagaaaaaaacacccataaacACTGTTTAATACAACAATCAGAGATGAAAATGACCAAAATGGAGGAAAgacagacatgggattcagaaaaagtgataattaaggaaaaaaaaaggtgggggtctgggggccgcagaaggccccagtagggtccaggggcaacgcccctggtcggggtctgggggcttcgcccccagaagctgaaggtttttagtgttttacacacacaaaaatggccctgaaatgcatatttcagcttaatcatagcccccccccccccccccctccctttctcttccttcccatgtttctcaaattaatttacgctaagactcaaaataaggaggagagagagagagagagagagagagagagagagagagagagagagagagaggcggggatgggtggtggcgtgtgacggtgtggtttcaatgttcttaccttgtcggtgccaaacgaccccagtgactgattacacgactgggttttcaggatagtcaggtgcttgttgcttttcaagtggcttttgagggcagtctttccattggaaccgtagttgataacattaacatcgttgcacaaagtgcactgagcttttcccggcaagttgattttagcaaaagcattgccaactttcagtttcacgtcttgtgtcttctggcctttctcgtatttccagctcaatgatacaacttcatcgagccagtcgaatctccagagatttttcttgtacttctgctggtcaatttcccgggatagaacggtttcgtctcgctttagcttcctcatcattttggcaagtggctcgaagcgatgtaaaaatggcgccgaatcattctcatacggtatgcttatactgaatccccggtagctacgttgaaacggtgactgtaggagacaaagacacagagcgcgttcccatacggatcgaccagcaacagtctgaccgttttaggaaccaaccgttcaagaatagtatggaatggagcgtcgcgatcagcggaccggccgaaaaacttgggtctatacctacatataccccaacattttctcagcagatttgcacgaatctcaagaatgatccctggagcctaaaaatttacggaattccgtaattttacggaagaatcccatgtctgaaagAGGGTTTACAAGTTTCAAAATGAGAAGAACCGTCAAGATCTGCATAGATTGTCTTATTTTTGAATGTCAAGTGTTTCATGCCAAACCACTTGGAGAGTTAAAAAGATGGAAAAAGATCATGCCACTAACGTTAATGAAATAAACTTTATTTTGGTcagtgtgtcttcttcttcttcttcagcgttccagaatttttctggttacgtgtgagctcgtttgcccatgtgggttccccacactatactctgagagcatagtcagctcactccgctttcgttgagtaggcatgctgggcattttcgtgtttccataacccaccgaactccgacatggattacaggatcttttccgtgcgcacttggtcttgtgcttgcgtgtacacacgaagggggttaagtcacaagcaggtctgcacataagttgacctgggagatcggaaaaatctccactcttaacccaccaggcggcagcgaccgggattcgaactcccgacctcccgattaggaggccgacgtcttaccaccacgccactgcgctcgTCGGTCAGTGTGTCAAATCCCATCATGCAATAACTTGATCATTTCAAACTTCTTTTCAGCTACTGTTGGGcgttttattgagtcacttaaaaatgtccagccACTCACTCAAGTCTACAGTAACACTAACTGTAAGTATCCAGGCCTTCTACTTCTAGTGATTCACTCACAAATTTGCAAACAAGACTTGCAAAGAGATGCCAAGGTCAATCAAATTTGGACCAAagggaaaaaaaccaaaacaagccCCATGAACTACTATGCAATAATTCACAGACGCACCTTTTACGTTCACCATCATAGTCCAGGCGAGTGGCCAGACCAAAGTCTCCAATCTTGACCTCCATTTCATCATTGATGAAGAGGTTGCCCAGCTTGAGGTCACGATgaatgactttgttgttgtgaagGTACTGGCAGGCACTGATGATTTGCTTGACAAAGTAACGGGCCTCTGGCTCCGTCACGGCTTTTCTTCTCTTGTGTAGTTCCATCAGAGACTATGCAGACAGAAATAATAAAATTATAATGCATGATTGGTTGTGATTAGTTTCTTTCGTTCTGGtcagctttttacatttagtcaagttttgactaaatgttttaacatagagggggaatcgagacgagggtcgtggtgtatgcgtgtctgtgtgcgtgtgtagagcgattcagagtaaactactggaccgatctttatgaaatttgacatgagagttcctgggtatgatatccccggacgtgtttttcattttttcgataaatgtctttgatgacgtcatatccggctttttgtaaaagttgaggtggcactgtcacaccctcatattTCAATCGaactgattgaaattttggccaagcaatcttcgacgaaggccggactttggtattgcatttcagcttggtggcttaaaaattaattaatgactttggtcattaaaaatctgaaaattgtaattaaatttttttttttataaaacgatccaaatttacgttcatcttattcttcatcattttctgattccaaaaacatataaatatgttatattcgaattaaaaacaaggtctgaaaattaaaaatataaaaattattatgaaaatcaaatttccgaaatcgatttaaaaacaatttcatctgacttattccttgtcggttcctgattccaaaaacatatagatatgatatgtttggattaaaaacacgctcagaaagttcaaacgaagagaggtacagaaaagcgtgctatgcagcacagcgaaaccacaacCGCGCTGAagaggctcgtcagtttcactccattttgcacaagcggcgaactacggtcattgtgaaaaaatgcagtgcgttcagtttcattctgtgagttccacagcttgactaaatgtagtaatttcgccttacgcgacttgttatttgtcTCGCAACCTACAGTTAAAACTGAAAATCTTTGGTTGTCCCTGCTTTTTGAAGGACTTCCGGCTTTGTTTTCAGGGATTTGTCACGGATTCATTGCCAGTGACAAATTCAGTCCAATTAAAGCAGTGACCACACTATGTGACTGTCAGCGTCATCGGTCATTAAACATTTCCAAGATTCTCTGCAGGAAACAGTACAGATCTTTATTCATTTTCCGAGTTCATGCACAGAAAAAATAACCTTATTCCTCTCTTTAGCTGCAAACCCTCCCTAAAAAGAACAGCCTGAAATCTGAAAACACTATACCATTACCAGACGTTACCTGCCACTCCCCATGAAGCCTTAGGTATAACAATTTACTTATTAAGAATGTTTGCTGTTGAATTTTTAGCATAGAAAATGGTGTTTAAGTGTAGCATTGTCTAAAGTTTATTTGCACAACGGTATTTATGAATAtctacatttttttaaaagtttaatTAGAAAGCAGGAACATAATTTCCAATAGAGAACGTTTGCAGTGCCACTAGTCAGTGTGGAAAATGTTTTGACCCATATTCTGACAGCTACACGGAGTAAGAATCAATTAGTACCAGGGCTCACAAGAAAGAGTGAACTGTTGCATGTTCATGATTATTTGATTGAGCATAGCAATTTTAAGCTTGGCAAAACAGCGTACCAATTGGTCTTAAACCGACAGTGTAACAGTTGGCAGCTATGCTTTACATAGAACTTACACATAAGAACttagaacaacaaaaacaacttaCTCGACGTCTGCAGAGCTCCAGAAGAATGTACACATTGTCCGAGTCCTCAAAAAATGAGTGGAAATTGACGACATGTTTGTGATCCAGGCTTCTGTGAATAGCAATCTCCTGGGACAtctggaaaataaaacaaacaacaaaatcagtTATGAACACAGAGATTGTACTGCGCTTTTTAAAACCATGCATGATGTACACATCATCATTGCACCAACTCTGAAAAACTCTACCTGAAAATAATGAAGCCGAAGACATTAACTGTCCTCTCACACTCTTTGAAAATTGAAAATCAAACCATCATGCCACTGCCTTTGACTATAGTCAGTTTGAACTGTTCTCGTCTAATTTGAAAACAGGTAGGGCGTTAATTACTGGCATTTTAATGAACAaggtatttaaaatgccaaattGAACAGCTGAAACGTTTtggttataataataataataataataacgattacttatatagcgcgtaaacctcgtggtgacgagcccagagcgctttacacttacacaatcataatacaaacaaggaaagagaactaaatccgaataaattcaaacatggtcacacacacccacacacgcacgcacacacacacgcacacacacacacacacacgcgcgcgcacacactcacacacacaatctttctttcgtcattgtcaatgttcaggtaaacaggttgagggcggggatgtagctcagtcggtagcgcgctggatttgtatccagttggccgctgtcagcgtgagttcgtccccacgttcggcgagagatttatttctcagagtcaactttgtgtgcagactctcctcggtgtccgaacacccccgtgtgtacacgcaagcacaagaccaagtgcgcacgaaaaaatcctgtaatccatgtcagagttcggtgggttatagaaacacgaaaatacccagcatgcttcctccgaaaacggcgtatggctgcctaaatggcggggtaaaaaacggtcatacacgtaaaattccactcgtgcaaaaaaagtgcagtgtacgtgggagtttcaggccacgaacgcagaagaagaagaagaaggttaaaCAGGTTGCATTTGCACCAACAAATGTGTAAAACATTAACAATCAGTGAATTACTGCATCACCTCAGTCCAAGCACATGACTTGTTTAGACTGCTTTGTGTGACAGATTATGTGTGTGGGCCATTGCAATCATTGGTAAAAGTGGTAtacacagacctgggaacccctgttttgcacttagagtattctcaaacaaagttagttggtgtattttcagaaaaatgagcgtactccacacagcatttgaacatccatgattcaaacatgcttcacacgcgtccgtcacaccgttaattaagtttacctatacatttaaaaaacaaatgctttttttcaatgtttactgacaaaaactgtaatcatgtgtcaaaatactggatcggcttcgggatgggCCTGTGAAAAAAAGTAGTCTAGAAATTTTTCTCgtattttttttccactgaccgtactgatcgtattctcgacaatcatgcgtacaaaatacgacgaaatcgtatgggttcccaggtctgtataCAACATAATACTTAAAACTAAACAACAGTAAGTTGAGTAACTGAATCATATCATTTTGTTTCATAAAAAAGCCAGATATTAAATGTGACAGGAGAGCAAAACACCACAAAGTGTTAAAGTACAGTCATGAAACACTGAAGGCACAATCAGTGgtagggccggactagggggggggggggggggggggggtttacagGGGTTGCACAAacccccctggcttaagcatgtacctcccaaacactttttttgtttttgtgggggagggaggggttgcatctggatcatcataaAATCCGAgaagaaatcgcacctctcaccccctccaaaaaaaaagtatgagtccttacaatctcaattcttcttcattgcctatacagcttgctgttgaatttacctttttcgttcaaggagaggcttcctttccctccagaaacatcaaaaaacgttcagcttcaagcgggcgaagcccccttgcaACTCCAACCGACCCCCACCAAGGCCCTTTGCCCCATGGACCCCCAtatataaccccccccccccccctagtacttacctagtccggccctgagtgCTTACCTTATCCTTCTGGTGCTGTTTCACAAGCAGGGACTTGGAGACAATTTTCCCGGCAAAGATCTCCTTGGTTTCCAAGTCTGTCAGCTCGAAACATTTTGCAAATCCTCCCTGAAGATTGAATAGAAATTAGAATGCAAAAGAGTTAGAACATGGCAAGTGGATGCAAGGTGCCGCAGCTAACAGTGAGCTGTGTATGAAAAATCCAatcccacaacaacaacaaaacacctgATTTATCTTGAGATTATGTCATTTTGCTGTGTAAGCAATCATGTCTGTTTTACTCTGTTTATATCTGTTTGCATGCACATGCACTCAAAAACATAATTCACTAATTGTAATTCATGATTATCAATATCACCAGTACCTGATACCTCTCACTCTGACTCTCAGACACTCTCCCTCTGCATTATTACTAAACGACTATCACCAGTATGTCCGGCACCTTACAATAAAATCAGACGCAAAAGCAGCAATGATCATGTGATGCATACACATTACATCATCAGTTCTTGTGCATTGGAGTTAAGACTTCTCTCCCTTCTATGACTTCTGCTCCATCATAAATCCAGaaacaaacacgaaaatacaagtCAATCGTGAAAGTTGCAGATATAACTTATATTGATACACAGGCACATTCGCATATCATCATATGGTACCAAATACAACTATATTTTGCATTTTCGGACCGCCTCGCCTGCCTGCTTtgcgcttcttgccttcgagTTCGACTATgatgtcccatcagaatttggttgaggggaaTAAATGacccattgtctttttcttccaggctaaaccctgacCCAGGGATTGGATAAAAATGAcaagaatttttattttatgaaattatttttgaaaatgtgacacACTGACAGCTATTTAAATTATATCCGCTTACAAATTTTACAAAACACCTTTTTGACAGGAGAATAAATAGACCTTTTTGGTGtttgagcagctctcgcgagacacaaTCTTTGTTATGCTTTAAACATCACGAGAACTttgaaccttggcttgtgcagctcgcacgagattgCTGTACCACATGCTTTTCTATGCTCTGAAGTTGGCGAGAGATTACGCgggcttggaataccgatagggtctataaGATGAGCTCATGTGTGACAGCGTATTCAAATTTAATATAATTGACCAGAATGTCATGAGCTGCCTTAGTGAAGTTAGTCAGTTACTGAGTTATTGACTTTTTTCATTTAAATTAAAATGTCATTTTCAGTTCATGACAGTTGTGAGAATAATGTGGCATAATCTAATTCTGAACCTGACAGGGTCGTGCATGCAAACCAAAGTGACTATTTCATTTGCCTCTCCAAGTGTGCTCTGCAAGTGCAACCAGAAATTTAAATCTTCCCGATAGTGATTGATACACTGGACATTTTTTGTTGGATCATGGATGTCTCTTTTTGAAATTAGCAATGATCGCATGCAAGAAGAATGTCAGCTCTGCAGGTCGATTAAACTGACGAATGACAACCCCTTGATGTAGCTCATGTCATCCCTATCAAAGGAAAATGTGATCAGTGATCATGACGGAAGTCATCGGCTGACCACCAAAATCAAGACTGGACATGTTTCTCACCTTCCCAAGGAATCGACCTTTCAAGTAGTTTTTTCCTGACGACGGATCCAAAATCACGTCAGGGATTTCCTTGGGTCGTACTTCGTCTCTTTTTAATGCAGTAGTCATTTTTGTCGCTCCAAAACTGTCATTCGTTTAATTACAACTTCAGAAAAATCCCTGTGTCTGTCGGCAACACGTTTCTTGACAACACAATTCAAATTTAGCAGAAGGTGGTGGTTGTTCTAAATCTTCCCGTCATTGGTCAACTCTAAACCAGATGATTGTGATTGGTCCGGCTTTCCGCCACCTATCGGAAAAGCTCGAAAAGAttgctgattggtcagaatAAATACTTGATCCAATCATATTTAGGTTTACGCCGATAGACGTCACTTCCGCAAGCATGGCAATGCTGGCAGAGCCGAAGAGAAAACAGAAATTTGGAAATGACCCCAGAAATAGCTTCTGGAGCAAAGGTATGAAGAAATTACCTGCAATAGGTTGAAGTATTCTTGtgagaaatcagacgacaattctcAGACACACACTGGTACACGTCACGCCTATAGTAACAATCGTCTCATCAATGTATCCCACAAAcataacattcacacacactgacacagattCAGATTACAGCTATTGAGATAACGTGTAGATTATTATCATCTACTTTCAATTATTATAAAAGTTTTTTTTGACCAACGAAATTTGCGGTGTCATTAAGGTTAGGGTtaagaaacaaaagaaagaatctTAATAGATGTTTTTAATGCAAATAAACTTTTTTGAAATGCAAACAAGTGCATGGAATCTGGCAACTGACAccacagtgacactgacagtgacaaaaaaagaataataataataatgtgtcTCAGAAGTGTTAACTGAAGATGAGAACATTTAAAGACGGATCTTTACTGATGTGAATTTGAGGAGTAAATGACCAAATCTAACCAATATTGACGAATACCACTTTTGTGAATCACTGAATGTGAAGGTCTCAAAATACTTCAAAAAGTCCTTCTGGTTTTGGGACCCTGTAGAGTTCTGCTGAGGGGGTCCTTCGACCCATATACATTTTAATTGGGGGTCCGGCTTGGGTCCCTCTATAGGTAAAGCATCTGCAGAGAGCTCTGTAAGTCTGTTGCTCTTTCAATTTCATCATAGTgagtcttgtcttgtctttccattacTGCCCACAATCGCGAGGAGCAGTTTGCTGAATTATTTTGGAGATCAGTTCTGATTATCAGCTTGAGTCAATAAGTGCAGTGTGCAGTATCATGTCTTTTTCAGATGAGAGCAAATTTGGATTCCGCATGCTGGAAAGCATGGGATGGACGAAAGGAAAAGGCCTGGGTGCCAATGAAAGTGGCAGGACTGAACATGTCAAAGCAGTGCACAGACTGAACACAGATGCCAGAGGTAAGACTTGTGGATCCTGGGACGAACACAATTTGTTATGTGAGTACATGTGGGTTTACGGGCATGCGATGAAACATACTGCACATGAATGTCAGTAAACTGGGATAGGCTCATATCTCATCAGTAGcttttacatacatgtatgtatcatTGTATGGTCATTTTTggcccgccattaaggcagtcATACTCtgttttcgggggatgcatgcttggtattttcaaTTTCATGTCTATGTATCCCACTGAACTACAGGATTGTCTATGCCTACTTGTGCTTAGCAGACACAGTTAAGAATTGAACCCCACACCTTCCACATGGAATGCCAGTGTCCTGACCATCAGGCTACATGCCCGTcctgtatttgtttttattaatttttgttttagaagTTTGTATAGATCTTGGCAAGTGACATGTCATGTACTTACCCATTTTCAACTTTCAACAGGTGTTGGGTGCAGCAAGAGTCACGCCGACAGGTGGATCGCCCATCAGGATGATTTCAACTCACTGCTGTCATCACTGAACGATACACCTGCTGAAGGTGGTGAAGATGCCGCAGTGACTGTCAGTTTGGAGGAGAAATCCAAGTCTTCCAGAAGCAGAGTCCAGTCAGTATTTTAATTAATATTTATCAtccttcttcttgttttatgtAAACACATACTCACCTGCATAAAGTGACTCATTACTTCTCTTTGGttggtgttcttctttttgtatgcatacacacatgtatacattctCGCACtctcgcgcgcgcacacacacacacacacacacacacactctctctctctctctaaaaattTATCCTTATTAAATAAAGTCATATTTGTACTTGTTTTTGAAACTGGCTGGCCACCATAGCATTAGCAagtctttttcattttcatttcattttcattactttattgtcccatcgctgggaaattcgggtcgcttcctcccagtggaaagctagcagcaacggagtcgcgctacccaggtgtctgcgtgtttaggtgtattcagccacctgcacttatggcagaatgaccaaggtcttttacgtgccattgtgatggcACGGGggagggacatggcttccgtctctgggtctgcacataaagttgacccgtgtccgtcccggcccgaattcgaacctgcgacctttcgatcacaagtccagtgctctaccaactgagctaccgggccccctgcTTTTTTAGCAGTTTGCAAGCTAAGAACTTTACTAGTTATGTCCATGCAGCACCTCTTTGCATACTCAGTAACctcttttttcattttgtgcAGCAAGACAAAAGTAAATACAATTACTTTGAAGTAACCTCCTTTCATCTAATTGCAGCTACCACAAGTACACCAGGGGAAAGGACCTGTCATCACGATCGTCACATGACCTTGACTGCATCTTCGGCAAAAGGAAGGGTCAAGCTTCAGAAAATTCTACCCCAACAGCTCAGTCCGAGGTAAGATTTGTTGTCAATCAGGAGAAAGCTTTTTGGCCTAGACATATTCGGAAAAGAATCTATGGAAGGTTTTCTTTGAAGAACCATCTACAGTATGTATGCTCGGTTTTCATTTGACGACATAAGGAATTATAGGTGAAAAATACTTCATGTTCGAGAAGCAATTTGATCACTGATCTTATTGATTTTTGACTCAACCTGAGTAATCTGATGAGTCTTAGTGATGAGGAGTGTTAACCTTCACACACTTTTGGGATTTGACGACCTGAAGACATTACCCAAATCTGACTGAACGTGGTCAAATTTCAAGGTTACGATGGGGTCGAGAAATAGGAAATAATAATTTTCTTGATCATTTATGTAGTTGCAGCAGCAGCTAATTTGCTTTTGGTTCATATTATGTATCATGAAGGTGAATTGTACAAGCattttgctcttcttgttgaagAAGTAACAACAGTTACTTTTGCGTTGTTAACACACGAGGGGTTTTACTCATTGTCATTAGTAATTGATCAgaatgttttcctttttttgtttcgtttttgatATTATTGGTGTCATTATTATTTGGtatgtgagtgcatgtgtacaGCACAGTAGTACTTTTCTAGTCCTTTCAGTAAGAATTGTGTTTGGCTGTTCTCA from Littorina saxatilis isolate snail1 linkage group LG7, US_GU_Lsax_2.0, whole genome shotgun sequence carries:
- the LOC138971332 gene encoding serine/threonine-protein kinase PLK1-like — translated: MTTALKRDEVRPKEIPDVILDPSSGKNYLKGRFLGKGGFAKCFELTDLETKEIFAGKIVSKSLLVKQHQKDKMSQEIAIHRSLDHKHVVNFHSFFEDSDNVYILLELCRRRSLMELHKRRKAVTEPEARYFVKQIISACQYLHNNKVIHRDLKLGNLFINDEMEVKIGDFGLATRLDYDGERKRTLCGTPNYIAPEVLGKKGHSYEVDVWSMGCIVYTLLVGKPPFETSCLKDTYTRIKKNEYHIPSKISSAARNLISKLLKSDPGSRPNMDMIMEDEFFTAGYLPPRLPTSCLTMAPRFDTLMAKTEAMTRKPLLDVNNGDGHRPQTADMFGLKRDTEKKGKEEAGDASSKPENGRRAGDEPMDYWLSDLCGQLSAVVASKPAERLSPQIDEAVDPAGIPIYWVSKWVDYSDKYGLGYQLCDNSVGVLFNDSTRLILLANGENIHYIERDGQEHYHTLKVFPEMLNKKVTLLKYFRNYMNEHLLKAGANMTPRDSDEMMRLPFLRTWFRTRSAIVLHLSNGTLQINFFQDHTKIILCPLMAAVTYIDEKREFHTFRMNLIEQYGSTKDLASRLRYARTMVERLLTSKSGSSRAKSAAQ